A segment of the Panicum hallii strain FIL2 chromosome 1, PHallii_v3.1, whole genome shotgun sequence genome:
ATAACATGAAAGCATGGGCAGAGATTTATCTGTTAAGCTTGTCTGATGTTATGGTGACAAGTGCATGGTCAACTTTTGGGTATGTTGCTCAGGCTCTGAGTGGTCTGAAGACGTGGCTTATGTTCAAACCTGAAAACCACACTGCGCCTAATCCACCTTGCCGTCAAGTTATGTCCATGGAACCATGCTTTCATGCTCCACCTTTCTATGATTGCAAAGCTAGGAGGGGAACTGATACAGGAAAGCTTGTTCCGCATGTAAGACATTGTGAAGATATGAGCTGGGGGCTCAAGCTAGTTGATACGGATGAATGGTAGATAACTAGATgtggttttttttttctttgttcaTTTCATATATGTACAGTACAAGCGAATGCATTTTATTTCTCGAACGTCCGGCATGCAATTTTCATGTATAGGTTCAACTTGTATCTATATTGAAGGCGAGATTTTTCCTGGGTTAATTTAGTTAGAATGGCACAGCATGCTGCTTGTTGTCGAGTACAAACATAGTGCATGTGGTCGACTACGATCAATTGCAAGAATCACAGTTTGTTAGCTATTGAAGTTCCATATTTAGCGTTCATCATGATTGAAAAATTTGCAAAGAGCAGAGCTAAAAGAACGCACTTCCTGTTGGGAAACGTTGTGATCTTTTTGTGCCATAGCACTGTACAGGAAAAACAAAAGTTTGCATTGGGGACAGAATTCTCAGGAAGAGGAGAGTGCGTGAATGATATTTTTGTTGAATGGGTCCGAAAGATGGGTCAGTAGATTGTCGATGGGGCCAACATGAGTTACAGATGCTTGCACAATGAAGCCAAGCATTGCTACCATTGCCAACCTCCCTGTGACAGTAATAAACCACGTTAGCAAACTGTAAATACTATAGTGTAGGCTTGCTTCGCTCGCAAATTCTACTGAGAGGAATGTAGCTACCATTCTTGATTTCTTTCAGCTTCTCTTCGTGTGCATTCTCTATATCTTTCGCTAGTCCTAACGGATTAAACAGTGGACCTCCAGGGTAGCTGTCGAAATATGAAATGAAGATTTTTAATGAGCGTAGCAAAAGCAAAGTCCTGTCAGgtaaacaatgctccagcactTACCCTGGCTGTGAACCCACGAGTGCAGCCTCTAGCCCTATGAAGGTCCCTTCCTCTGCTTGTGATCCTGGATTTTTGAAATCCATATACCTCTTGGTTTCAGCGAATCTGCCGGGGATCAGAGTTACAAATAGGAAACGATTCAGTCTTGTTTTCCGTGAAGTCAGATCAGAGGGTAGGCCATTCTAAACTTCCGGAGCCATTGGAACTTTCTTTAACCACTGACGAGATGTTTTTAGCTGTATATATGCTGAGTTACCCACCCCATCAGGAGAAGCTGAACGAAGAAGAGTGACGTGGTGTTGGCGAAGTCAAATTTCGCTGCACCTGCCTCGAACCACACCGGCAGATCCCGGATCCCTGTTACGCGGAGCAACTGCACAAGCAACAGAACACATCAGGATGGGGAGGCATGGAGCCTTTTGTTCTACCGATCGTTAGAACCATGTGAATCTCGACTGGACCACTAGGCCCATGATCGATCATTAGGGCGTGAAATAGGCAGGGAAGGCCCAATTCGGCAACTCTAGTCCGGCAGATACACAAGTACTAGGTCGGTTTGCTAttcagggtgtgttcgtttcgcATCAGAGGGG
Coding sequences within it:
- the LOC112885434 gene encoding photosystem I chlorophyll a/b-binding protein 5, chloroplastic; this encodes MASTVTAANSHGRALHTCTASASALTGWSRRALAVPAHRVRSPRARVVVRAIAQRATWLPGLDPPAHLDGTLPGDFGFDPLGLGEEPAALKWYVQAELVHCRFAMAGVAGILVTDLLRVTGIRDLPVWFEAGAAKFDFANTTSLFFVQLLLMGFAETKRYMDFKNPGSQAEEGTFIGLEAALVGSQPGYPGGPLFNPLGLAKDIENAHEEKLKEIKNGRLAMVAMLGFIVQASVTHVGPIDNLLTHLSDPFNKNIIHALSSS